One window of the Pogoniulus pusillus isolate bPogPus1 chromosome 38, bPogPus1.pri, whole genome shotgun sequence genome contains the following:
- the DIXDC1 gene encoding dixin isoform X4, with the protein MGGKQVKCLTSPSPVHSAKSESTVAPSEEKERLVIIHTEERETKTEETESHFQPEWQARNPGSCLENSWEEQLLEQQDHLEKEMEEAKKMISGLQALLLNGSLPEDEQEGSFELCERGACPEEQLIIIRSRLDQSVEENQDLKKELLKYKQEARNLQGIKDALQQRLIQQDASVLQLKQELLRANMDKEELQNQNADLQRKVEERNRLLAEYKKELCQKDRHLQQHQTKLDEMLRQLSEASFQQVDLERELEHKEALLAHCMKKEAEEVIAYSSLSAHSNGFLQTAGKGAAPTAHRGTNDLQLVRDALRSLRNSFSGHDPQHHTIDSLEQGISSLMERLYHMETQKRQERRIRGKSPVSRATNECRESWPPKSKLPHSHSTPVMSTSACTKVLYFTDRSLTPFMVNIPKRLGEVTLKDFKVAIDREGTHRYHFKALDPEFGTVKEEVFHDDDIIPGWEGKIVAWVEEDHGDN; encoded by the exons tcttacatcacccagtcctgtccacaGTGCAAAGAGTGAATCCACTGTAGCCCCatcagaggagaaggagaggcttGTAATCATCCACACTGAAGAAAGAGAAACTAAAACAG AAGAAACAGAATCTCATTTCCAGCCTGAGTGGCAAGCAAGGAACCCTGGGTCCTGTTTGGAGAATTCATGGGAGGAGCAACTTCTGGAACAACAGGACCACTTGGAAAAGGAAATGGAGGAAGCAAAGAAGATGATTTCAGGTTTGCAG gctttaTTGCTCAATGGATCTTTACCTGAGGATGAGCAGGAAGGATCCTTTGAACTTTGTGAACGTGGAGCCTGCCCTGAAGAACAACTG aTCATCATCCGAAGTCGTCTGGACCAGAGCGTTGAAGAAAACCAAGACCTAAAG aaggagctgctgaagtaCAAGCAAGAAGCTCGAAACCTCCAGGGGATAAAG GATGctttgcagcagaggctgaTTCAACAGGATGCTTCAGTTCTTCAGctaaagcaggagctgctgagagccaACATGGACAAGGAGGAGCTGCAAAACCAGAAC GCTGACCTTCAGAGGAAGGTTGAGGAGAGaaacaggctgctggcagagtaCAAG AAAGAACTCTGCCAGAAGGACCGGCACTTACAGCAGCATCAGACCAAGCTGGATGAAATGCTCAGGCAGCTCTCTGAGGCCAGCTTCCAGCAG GTGGACTTGGAGCgggagctggagcacaaagAGGCTCTGTTGGCTCACTGCATgaagaaagaggcagaggag GTGATTGCTTACAGCAGTCTCAGTGCTCACAGCAATGGCTTCCTCCAGACAGCAGGAAAAGGAGCTGCTCCCACAGCCCACCGAGGG ACAAATGACTTGCAGCTGGTTCGAGATGCCCTTCGCAGCCTCAGGAACAGTTTCAGTGGCCATgacccccagcaccacaccattgacagcctggagcagggcatcTCCAGCCTGATGGAGAGGCTGTACCACATGGAAACACAGAAGAGGCAAGAGAGAAGG ATCCGGGGGAAATcaccagtgagcagagcaacaAATGAGTGTAGAGAGTCCTGGCCTCCTAAATCCA agctgcctcaTTCTCACAGCACCCCTGTGATGAGCACCAGTGCCTGCACCAAAGTGTTGTACTTCACTGACCGCTCCCTCACACCTTTCATGGTCAACATACCAAAGAG GTTAGGGGAGGTGACTCTGAAGGATTTCAAGGTAGCTATTGACCGTGAAGGAACCCACCGGTACCACTTCAAAGCCCTGGATCCAGAGTTTGGCACAGTCAAGGAGGAG GTATTCCATGATGATGACATCATTCCTGGTTGGGAAGGGAAAATCGTGGCCTGGGTGGAAGAAGACCACGGGGACAATTAA
- the DLAT gene encoding dihydrolipoyllysine-residue acetyltransferase component of pyruvate dehydrogenase complex, mitochondrial gives MWRVLARSVVRDVAGAPGRARSCRALSAAGAGRGAGVGVGVVPLCRGAARAGPVNRPGGLLLPPAWPRLVPCRCCSLPAHQKVALPALSPTMQMGTIARWEKKEGDKIGEGELIAEVETDKATVGFESLEECYLAKILVPEGTRDVPIGAIICITVEKPEYIDAFKNYTLDSAASAPPAASVPPPQAAAPSPPPQPSPQAPGSSYPPHMQVTLPALSPTMTMGTVQRWEKKVGEKLNEGDLLAEIETDKATIGFEVQEEGYLAKILVPEGTRDVPLGTALCIIVEKESDIPAFADYQATAVTDIKTQAPAPPPPPPPPPPVAATPAPAPPPQPAVPSAPAAPTAGPPSRKGRVLVSPLAKKIAAEKGIDLAQVKGTGPDGRITKKDVESFVPPKVAPAPALEAVPAAAAVAAAPVGTFTDIPISNIRRVIAQRLMQSKQTIPHYYLSVDVNMGEVLVLRKELNQEVSDNIKLSVNDFIIKASALACLKVPEANSSWMDTVIRQNHVVDVSVAVSTPAGLITPIVFNAHLKGLATISKDVVSLAAKAREGKLQPHEFQGGTFTISNLGMYGIKNFSAIINPPQACILAVGSSEKRLVPADNEKGFDVASVMSVTLSCDHRVVDGAVGAQWLAEFKNFLEKPVTMLL, from the exons ATGTGGCGGGTGTTGGCGCGGAGCGTAGTGCGGGACGTGGCGGGAGCCCCCGGCCGGGCGCGGAGCTGTCGAGCGCTCAGTGCCGCCGGGGCCGGCCGCGGCGCGGGGGTGGGGGTCGGGGTCGTGCCGCTGTGCCGCGGCGCGGCCAGGGCTGGCCCCGTGAACCGGCCtggtgggctgctgctgccgcccgcCTGGCCCCGGCTCGTCCCCTGTCGCTGCTGCAGTCTCCCGGCACACCAGAAG GTGGCCTTGCCAGCTCTGTCCCCCACCATGCAGATGGGCACCATCGCACGCTGGGAGAAGAAGGAGGGCGACAAGATCGGGGAAGGGGagctcatagcagag GTGGAGACAGACAAAGCAACAGTTGGCTTTGAGAGCTTGGAGGAATGCTACCTGGCCAAGATCCTGGTGCCAGAAGGGACAAGAGATGTTCCTATTGGGGCCATAATATGCATCACAGTGGAGAA GCCTGAATACATTGATGCCTTTAAAAACTACACTCTGGATTCTGCAGCATCTGccccccctgcagcctcagTGCCTCCCCCtcaagctgcagctccctcaccgCCACCTCAGCCTTCACCTcaggctcctggcagctctTACCCTCCTCATATGCAG GTCACTCTCCCTGCCCTATCACCTACCATGACAATGGGCACAGTGCAGAGATGGGAGAAGAAGGTTGGGGAGAAACTGAACGAGGGAGACTTGCTGGCAGAAATTGAGACAGATAAAGCCACTATAG GCTTTGAAGTGCAGGAAGAAGGCTACTTGGCAAAAATATTGGTGCCTGAAGGAACAAGAGATGTGCCATTAGGAACAGCACTCTGCATCATCGTGGAGAAGGAGTCTGATATTCCAGCCTTTGCTGACTACCAAGCCACTGCAGTAACTGACATCAAGACAcaagctcctgctcctccccctcctcctcctcctccaccacca GTGGCAGcaactcctgctcctgctccccctcctcagcctgctgttccttctgctccagcagcccccaCAGCTGGGCCACCTTCTCGTAAAGGAAGGGTCCTGGTTAGTCCTCTGGCAAAGAAAAttgcagcagagaaaggaaTTGACCTTGCCCAAGTGAAAG GTACTGGACCAGATGGTAGAATCacaaagaaagatgtggagTCATTTGTACCACCAAAGGTTGCTCCA gctccagcactaGAGGcagttcctgcagctgctgcagttgcaGCAGCACCAGTGGGGACCTTCACAGATATTCCTATCAGCAACATTCGGAGG GTGATTGCTCAGCGTTTGATGCAGTCTAAACAAACAATACCTCACTACTACCTTTCTGTGGATGTAAACATGGGAGAAGTTCTGGTGCTAAGGAAAGAGCTCAATCAG GAAGTCTCAGATAACATTAAGCTTTCTGTCAATGACTTCATCATTAAAGCTTCTGCTCTGGCATGCTTGAAGGTGCCTGAGGCCAATTCCTCCTGGATGGACACCGTTATTAGGCA AAACCATGTGGTGGATGTTAGTGTGGCTGTGAGCACTCCTGCAGGGCTCATCACTCCCATCGTGTTCAACGCGCACCTGAAGGGCCTGGCAACCATCAGCAAGGATGTGGTGTCCTTGGCAGCTAAAGCCCGAGAAGGTAAACTTCAGCCTCATGAATTCCAG GGTGGGACTTTCACCATTTCCAATTTAGGAATGTATGGGATTAAGAATTTCTCTGCCATCATCAATCCACCTCAAGCCTGCATCCTTGCAGTTGGTTCCTCAGAGAAAAGGCTGGTGCCAGCTGATAATGAGAAAGG GTTCGACGTGGCCAGCGTGATGTCCGTAACGCTCAGCTGTGACCATCGTGTGGTGGATGGAGCAGTGGGAGCACAGTGGCTTGCTGAGTTCAAGAACTTCCTTGAGAAGCCAGTAACAATGCTGCTATAA
- the PIH1D2 gene encoding PIH1 domain-containing protein 2, giving the protein MAGAALAGAAQLWALLDEMAESDPQAYRRFLRQQRAEAERFCAAPEPHLCLRARPADVVGGALFINICGWKRVPAPKAPSGPTPVRVGRLEEVSGEGDLYRVIDLAYNPAVLQRAENPAEREHLIHLTLKLIEEQCSFVLSHSYTVEPFRLKGSLDMMQQRLGGRQRSAPQLSQNTEQGLTLEQLLHAVEAEDCSNSPVLLKEESVTQSRKQLIEEISSPEVREKPNVPVHEIITVRDAEEKPLQIQLTIHLPEVGSVSECDLSISKDDLIIEVPEKYKLQLDLPELVDEERATAVFKTGTGVLFVTLPVTRTGP; this is encoded by the exons ATGGCGGGCGCGGCGCTGGCCGGGGCCGCGCAGCTCTGGGCGCTGCTGGACGAGATGGCGGAGAGCGATCCCCAGGCCTACCGCCGGTTCCTGCGGCAGCAGCGCGCCGAGGCCGAGCGGTTTTGCGCCGCGCCGGAGCCTCACCTGTGCCTGCGGGCCCGGCCCGCG GACGTCGTCGGGGGGGCTCTGTTCATCAACATCTGCGGCTGGAAAAGGGTCCCGGCACCCAAAGCTCCCTCTGGCCCCACACCTGTCAGGGTGGGCCGGCTAGAAGAAGTGTCTGGCGAAGGAG ACCTTTACAGAGTTATAGACCTTGCATACAACCCAGCTGTTCTGCAGAGGGCTGAGAACCCAGCAGAAAGGGAGCACCTGATCCATTTGACTCTTAAACTCATCGAGGAGCAGTGCAGCTTTGTCCTTTCCCATTCATACACGGTGGAACCATTCAGGTTAAAAGGAAGCCTGGACATGATGCAGCAACGCctgggaggaaggcagaggtcAGCTCCACAGCTCAGTCAGAACACAGAGCAGG GACTGACActtgagcagctgctgcacgcTGTGGAAGCTGAGGACTGCAGCAattcccctgtgctgctgaaggaagAAAGTGTAACACAGTCCAGAAAGCAGCTGATAGAGGAAATCAGCAGCCCTGAAGTGAGAGAGAAGCCAAATGTCCCTGTCCATGAAATCATCACTGTGAGGGATGCAGAGGAGAAACCACTCCAAATACAACTCACAATCCATCTGCCCGAGGTTGGCTCTGTCTCTGAGTGTGACCTGAGCATCTCAAAG GATGATCTCATCATTGAAGTGCCTGAGAAATACAAATTGCAGCTGGATCTGCCAGAGCTGGTGGATGAAGAAAGAGCCACAGCAGTATTTAAGACAGGAACAGGGGTGCTGTTTGTCACACTGCCAGTTACCAGGACAGGTCCTTAA